The Herbiconiux sp. A18JL235 region TCGCCCCCGACCGCCGCCTTGTCGATCTGCGGCCCGCCCGGGTAAGGAAGACCGAGGATGCGCGCCACCTTGTCGAAGGCCTCTCCCGCCGCGTCGTCGATGGTCTCGCCGAGCAGCTCGACGTCGTCGACGAGATCGCGCACGACGAGCAGTGAGGTGTGCCCGCCCGAGACGAGCAGCGCGATGGTGGGGTACTCGATCGGTTCGTCGGCCAGCACGTCGGCGCCGACGTGCCCCACGAGGTGGTTGACGGCGTACAGCGGCTTACCGGTGGCGACCGCGAGCGCCTTCGCGGCGCCCACCCCCACCATCAGCGCGCCGGCGAGGCCGGGCCCGCTGGTCACCGCGATGGCGTCGATCTCGGCGATGCCGAGACCGGCCTCGGCGAGCGCGGCGTCGAGGGTGGGGGTCATCGCCTCGAGGTGGGCTCGCGCCGCGACCTCGGGGACGACGCCGCCGTAGCGCGCGTGCTCGTCCATCGAGGAGGCGATCACGTTGGCGAGCAGGGTGCTGCCGCGCACGATGCCGACACCGGTCTCGTCGCACGAGGTCTCGATGCCGAGCACCACCGGCTCGCGGAGCAGCTGGTCGTCGAGCTCGGCCTTCATCACGATCGCATCGACTCCGTCGGGCTGGTAGTAGTTCGGCCGCACCGCGATGTCGCTGAAGCCGAGCGAGAGGTACAGCCCGTGGGCCACCGGGTTGTCGGCGCGCACCTCGAGGAAGACGCTCTGCGCCCCGCGCCGCCTGGCCTCCCGCAGAAGACCAGCCATCAGCCGCCTCCCGAGCCCGCGGCCCCTAGCGTGCTCGGCCACGGCGATGGTCTGGATGTCGGCGTCGGTTCCCCCTCGGGGTGCCAGCAGCCCGGCGTAGCCGAGCAGCGCGCCCCCCTCGTCGATCGCCACCAGGTAGTGCCCGTGCACGCTGTCGATCTCGCGCGCCATCGAGTCGCTCGACCAGGCGTCGCTCTCGAAGGAGCGACGCTCGAGCAGCATCACGGCGTCGAGGTCGTCGAGCGTGGCGCGACGCAGGGCGACCGCGCCCGAGCCGGTACCCGTGTCCGTGGCGTCGGCGGCGCCCATCACGACACCCTCTTGCGCGGGCCGGGCATCGTGACGTCGGGTGAGCGCAGATAGAGCGGTTCGGTGAACTCGGCGGCGTCGCCGCGCTCGAACGACGGCCGGACGGATCGGGCGAGTGCTCCCGCGCTCACCTGCGTGGCATCGATGCGGCTGAACTCCGGGTAGGGCAGCTCGTCGGGCTTGCACAGGCCGGGCCCATCGGTGCGAGCCGGGCCCGCCTCGCCGATGTCGTAACTCGACCAGTAGAGCTCGCGACGGCGCGCATCCGTCACCACCAGCACCGGCCCGCGGGCTCCCGATTCCCATTCCTCGAGGGCGACGGCGTCGTGGCTCACCGCGGGCACGAGCGGCAGTGAGCGCGCCCAGGCGAAGCTGCGCGCGGCGGCGATGCCGACCCGGAGACCGGTGAAGGGCCCGGGGCCCATTCCCGCGACCACCGCCGCGAGCGCGGAGGGGTCGACGGCGGCGTCGGCGAGGGTGCCGGCGATGAGCTCGCCGATCACCTCGGCGTGGCGCATCGTGTCTTCGGTCGACCGCTCGGCCAGCACGAGGTCTCCCGAGACGACGGCGACCGAGGTGCCGGCGGAGGTGTCGATGGCGAGGAGCACAGAACGAGACTACGCGACCTCGCCCGCGCCGCCGTCAGTGCGGCCGCACAGGTTCAGTTCCAGCGCGGGCCGGTGCCCTCGAGCCGCACCTGGCGGGGCTCGACCGGGGCGTCGTCGGTGTCGATCGCCTCCGTTCCACCGCCGTGCGGGCGGTTGATCTCGATCGACAGCGCGGAGTCGGTGAGCGCCTCGACGAGACCGCGCCCCCACTCCACCACGACGACCGAGCGGGCGAAGTCGATGTCGAGATCGTCGAGTTCGAGGGCATTGGCGAGCCGGTAGGCGTCGACGTGCACGAGGGCCGGGCCGCCGACGAGGGAAGGATGGGTGCGCGCCAGCACGAAGGTGGGGCTGGTGACGGGCCCACGGACGCCGAGCCCCTCGCCGAGGCCGCGGGTGAAGGTGGTCTTGCCCGCCCCGAGGTCGCCCGTCAGCACCACCACGTCGCCCGCGCCGAGCACGGCCGCGACGCGGAGGCCCAGGGCGTGCATCCCAGCGGGGTCGGCGACGGTGACGGAGCGAGGCAGGCCGCGCGGGCCGTCGGCGTCTGCCGCGCCCGTCGCGATCGGGCTCTCGTCGGCGCCCGTCATCGCTCGCCCCGGTAGACGCGGCGCACCCGCGGCCCCACGCGCGCGACGATCTCGTCGCCGATGGTGTCGGCGAAGCCGGCCCACTCCTCGGCGGTGGGCTCGCCACGGTGACCGGGCCCGAACACCAGCACCTCGTCGCCCACGGCGACCGGATGGTCGCCCAGATCGACCACGAACTGGTCCATCGCGATGCGGCCGGCGATCGGATGGCGGCGGCCGCCGATCCACACCTCGGCCCGGCCGGAGGCGATGCGCGGGATGCCATCGGCGTAGCCGAGCGGCACGAGGGCGAGGGTGGTCTCGCGCTCGGTACGGTAGGTGAGACCGTAGGAGATGCCGTGGCCCGCGGCGACCCGCTTCACCGAGACGACGGGAGCGCGCAGGGTCATCACGCCCTCGAGGCCGAGCTCGCGACCGTTCTGGTCGTCGAAGGGTGAGATGCCGTAGGCGGCGATGCCGAAGCGCACGAGGTCGAGCCTCGCCTCGGGCTCGCGGATGCCCGCCGAGCTCGCCGCCAGGTGCAGCCGCTCGAAGCGGGCACCGAGCGACTCGGCGACCTCGACGGCGCGGCGCAGCTTCGCCAGGGCGACGGCGTCGTCGGCGGGCGAGGCGTCGGCGAGGTGCGACCAGGCGGCGTGCAAGCGCACGGCACCCGCTCGGTCGTGCGCGATCGCCGACTCGACCAGCGAGGGCCAGTCGGCCTCGGTCGCGCCGTTCCGGCTCAGCCCGGTGTCGACCTTGAGGTGCACCCGCGGCGCCTTCGACGCCCGGGCGGCGGCGATGGCGTCGAGCTGCCACACCGCCGAGATGCCGAGGTCGATGTCGGCCTCGGCCGCCTCGCCGAACAGCGCGTCGGGGTCGTGCATCCAGGCGAAGATCGGCGCGGTGATGCCCGCCTCACGCAAGGTGAGGGCGGCGGGGATGTCGAGTACCGCCAGCGAGCGGGCACCGGACTCGAGCGCAGCGCGGGCGACGGGCACCATGCCGTGCCCGTAGGCGTCCGCCTTCACCGCGAGCATGGTCTCGGCGGGGCTCGCCAGCGCGGCGAGCGTCGCCACGTTGCGGCGGAAGGCGTCGAGGTCGATCACGGCCTCGCGCTCGGGGGCCGGGCTCATGCGTGCACCCGCTTCACCCTGCCGCCGAGTCGGGTCACGATCTCGTAGCCGATGGTGGAGGCCGCGAGCGCCCAGTCGTGGGCGCTCGGGTACCCCTCCGCGGGGTCTCCGAACAGCACGACGCGGTCGCCCACCTCGGCGCGGCGCTCCCCGAGGTCGACCACGAACTGGTCCATCGCCACCCGCCCGACGATCGGATGTACGGAGCCGTCGACCCAGACCGAGCCCCGGTTCGAGACGTGGCGGGGGATGCCGTCGGCGTAGCCGAGGGGCACGAGACCGAGCCAGGTGTCGCGCTCGGGCCGGTAGGTGTAGCCGTAGGAGACACCGGTGCCTGCGGGCACCCGCTTCACCGAGATCAGCCGGGTCTCCAGCCGCATGGCGGGGGTGAGACCGAGGGCAGCGGCGTCACCGTCGTCATAGGGCGAGAGGCCGTAGAGGCCGATGCCGAGTCGCACCAGGTCGAGGCGGGTCTCGGGCAGACGCAGCGCCGCAGCGGTCGAGGCGAGGTGCTCGAGGCGCGGCTCGAGACCGAGGGTCGAGGCGAGGGCGCGCGCCTCGCGGAAGGCGGCGAGTTGCGCGAGGTCTTCTGTGTCGTCGGCGCCGGAGAGGTGGCTGAACAGCCCCTCCACCACGATGCGGCCGTCGGCGGCCGACCGGGCCGCGGCGGCGAACACGGGCTCCCACTCGTCGCGGCCCACGCCGTTGCGCCCGAGCCCGGTGTCGAGTTTGAGGTGCACGATGGCGGGGCGGCCGTGCGCACCTGCGTCTGCAGCGCGCTGCAGCTGTGCGGCGGTGCTGACGCCGATCGCGATGTCGGCCTCGACCGCGGCGGCGAAGGAGGGATCGGCCCCGTGCAACCACGCCAGCACAGGAGCCGTGATGCCGGCAGCCCGCAGCGCGAGCGCCTCGTCGACGTCGGCGACGCCGAGACGCGACGCACCGCCGGCGAGGGCAGCGCGGGCGGCCTCGACCGCACCGTGCCCGTACCCGTCGGCCTTCACCACGGCCATCACCTCGGCAGGGGCGACAGTCTCGGCAACTCGGGCGACGTTGCGCTCGAGGGCGGCGAGGTCGACATGCGCGCGGCGGAGAATCGGCACTCCTGCGGGGGTGAGCCCCGCATCCGCCCCGCTCGCGACGACGTCGCCGCTCACGCCGTGCCGCCTTCGGCGACCACGAACGCCATGGCCGAGCCGCCGTCGTGGGTCATGCTGAGGTGCACGCTGGTGGCGCCGATCGCGGCGAGCGCCTCGGCCACCCCGCCCGAGACCGCGAACGACGGGTTGCGCTCGGAGTTCGAGACCACCTCCATGTCGTGCCACCGGAACTCGGTGGAGTGCCCGACGGCCTTGATGAGAGCCTCTTTCGCCGCGAACCGCGCGGCCAACGATCGCACGGGCAGCTCGCGTTCGCCAGGAGCGAACAAGCGCTCGCGCAACCGCGGAGTCTTCTCCAAAGCGCGCGTGAACCGCGCCACGTCGACCAGGTCGACCCCGACTCCGACGATCACGACTACTCGACCGTCACCGACTTCGCCAGGTTGCGCGGCTGGTCGACGTCGAGCCCCTTGGCGGTGGCCAGTTCCATCGCGAACAGCTGCAGCGGCACCACCGTGAGCAGCGGTTCGAACAGCGGCGCGGCGAGCGGGATGCGGATGACCTCGTCTGCGAACGGCAGCACCGCCACGTCGCCCTCCTCCGCGATGGCCAGGATGCGCGCCCCACGAGCACGGATCTCCTGGATGTTCGACACCACCTTCGCGTGCAGCGAGTTCGGGTCGCGGGGGCTCGGCACCACGACGAAGACGGGCTGGCCGGGCTCGATGAGCGCGATCGGGCCGTGCTTCAGCTCGCCCGCGGCGAAGCCCTCGGCGTGGATGTAGGCGAGCTCCTTGAGCTTCAGCGCGCCCTCGAGCGCGATGGGGTAGCCCACGTGGCGGCCGAGGAAGAGCACGGCGCGCGAGTCGGACATCCACTTCGCCAGCTGGGTGATCTCGGGCGCGCTCTTCAGCACCCGCGCGATCTTCGTCGGGATGGTCTGCAGCTCGGCGAGCTGGTCGCGGCCGAGTTCGGCGTCGATCGCCCCCCGCACACGCGCCAGGTGCAGGCCGAACAGGTACAGCGCGGTGATCTGCGCCACGAAGGCCTTGGTCGAGGCGACGGCGACCTCGGGGCCGGCGTGCGTGTAGACGACCGCATCCGATTCGCGGGCGATGGTGGCGCCCTGCGTGTTGCAGATCGACAGGGTGCGCGCGCCGTTCGCGATGGCGTACTTCACAGCCATCAGCGTGTCCATGGTCTCGCCCGACTGGCTGATCGACACGACCAGGGTGCGCGGCGTGAGCACCGGCTCGCGGTAGCGGAACTCGTGCGAGAGCTCCACCTCGACGGGCACCCGCGCCCACTTCTCGATGGCGTACTTGCCGAGCAGCCCCGAGTAGCTCGCGGTGCCGCAGGCGACGATGATGACGCGGTCGATGTCCCTCAGGGTCTCGTCGAGCTCGGCGAGTTCGGGCAGCACGACCTGGCCGTCGGCGACGCGGCCGAGGATGGTATTAGCGACAGCCTCGGGCTCTTCGCTGATCTCCTTCGCCATGAAGCTCGACCAGCCGCCCTTCTCGGCGGCCGACGCATCCCACGACACCTCGAACTCGTGGGCCTCGACCTCGACGCCCTCGAAGTCGGTGACGGTCACGGCGTCGGGGGTGATGATGACGATCTGGTCCTGCCCGATGGCCACGGCCCGTCGCGTGTGCTCCACGAAGGCGGCGACGTCGGAGCCGAGGAAGTTCTCGCCCTCACCGAGCCCGATCACGAGCGGGGAGTTGCGGCGGGCGCCCACGACGACACCCGGCTGGTCCTGGTGCAGGGCGAGCAGCGTGAACGCGCCCTCGAGGCGCGACACCACACGGCCGAGCGCCGCGGCGAGCCCGTCGCCCTGCTCGTACTCGCGGCCGAGCATCTTCGCGGCGACCTCGGTGTCGGTCTCGCTGTCGAAGGCGTAACCCGCCTCGAGCAGCTCCTGCTTGAGCGACGCGAAGTTCTCGATGATGCCGTTGTGGATGAGCGCGATGCGCCCGTCGGCCGAGAGGTGCGGATGCGCGTTGCCGTCGGTGGGGCCACCGTGCGTCGCCCAGCGGGTGTGGCCGATACCCGTGCCGCCGTCGGGCAGAGGGCGCGCGTCGAGGTCGTCGGCGAGCACGGCCAGCTTGCCGGCGCGCTTGCGGGTGGAGAGGGTTCCGTCGTCGCCGATCACCGCGACACCGGCGGAGTCGTAGCCGCGGTACTCCAGGCGGCGCAGCCCTCCGAGCAGCACCTCGACGCTGCTGTTGTTGCCGACGTAACCCACGATTCCACACATGCGAGCGAGTCTAACCGAGCGTTGCTGTGCGGCCGTCGGTCGGCGCATCCGGCGATTTCGGGCATGATGGAGTTCTATGCCCGAATCCGCACACAGCACCGGTTTCGCGCAGTTCAGCCCCTTCCACGAGTTCGATCGGGCCCGCTGGGCGGCCCTCGCCCCCACCACTCCCCTGCCGCTGCAGGAGACCGAGATCGTGCAGCTGCGCGGGCTCGGCAACCCGCTCGACCTGCGCGAGGTCACCGAGGTGTACCTGCCGCTGGCGCGGCTGCTGAACCTCTACGCGACCAGTGCACAGCAGCTGCATCGGTCGACCACCGACTTCCTCGGCGAACGCTCGAAGTCGACGCCGTTCGTCATCGGTGTCGCCGGCTCCGTGGCTGTGGGTAAGTCGACGACGGCCCGCCTGCTGCGCGAGCTGCTGGCCCGCTGGGCCGACACGCCCCGGGTCGAGCTGGTGACCACCGACGGGTTCCTGCTTCCCAACCGCGAGCTGGAGCGTCGCGGGCTGATGCAGCGCAAGGGCTTTCCTGAGTCGTACGACCGGCGCGCCCTGCTGCGCTTCGTTTCCGCGGTGAAGAGCGGCAACCCCGAGGTGCGGGCGCCGTTCTACTCCCACCTCAGCTACGACATCGTGCCCGAGGCCCAGATCGTGGTGCGCCAGCCCGACATCCTCATCGTCGAAGGTCTCAACGTGCTGCAGCCGCCCGGGGCGAACCGGCTTGCCGTCAGCGACCTGTTCGACTTCTCGATCTACGTGGATGCACGCACGAGCGACATCGCGACCTGGTACGAGACCCGCTTCCTGGCACTGCAGCAGGGTGCGTTCGCGAACCCGAAGTCCTACTTCCACCGCTATGCGAGCCTGTCCGAGACAGAGGCGCGCGCGACCGCCCGCTCCATCTGGAACTCGATCAACCTGCCCAACCTCATCGAGAACGTGCGCCCCACCCGTGGCCGCGCCACCCTCGTCCTCCAGAAAGACGCCGACCACACCGTCAACAAGGTGCTCCTCCGCAAGCTCTGACGCCATCCGTCGGCGCCTTCGAGCCCCGGGTGTCTGGGGCTACAACCCGCGCTCTACTCCGGTCGAGAGTCGCTGGCGCACGATCTCGGCGAGCGACTCGGCGATGCGGTCGGCGGTGGCCTGGTCTCCGGCCTCCACCATCACGCGCACGAGCGGCTCTGTGCCCGAAGGGCGCAGCAGCACGCGCCCGGTCTCGCCCAGCTCGTCTTCGGCGTCGGCGACGGCTGCAGCGAGCACTGTGTCGTTCGACACGCCGTCGCGGTCGACCCCGCGCACGTTCACGAGCGTCTGCGGGTACACCTTCATCACGCTCGCCAGCTCGGCGAGGCTCTTCTTCGTGGCCGCCATCTGGCTCACCAGCTGCAGGCCGGTGAGGATGCCGTCGCCCGTGGTGGCGTGGTCGGCGAAGATGATGTGCCCCGACTGCTCACCACCGAGGCTGAGGTTCTTCTCGTTGATGGCCTCGAGAACGTAGCGATCGCCCACCTTGGTCTCGAGCATCGTGATGCCGTGCTGGGCCATCGCGATCTTGAGCCCGAGGTTCGACATCACCGTGGCGACGAGCGTGTCGTCGCGCAGGGCGCCGCGCTCGTGGCGGGCGAGAGCGAGGATGGCCATGATCTGGTCGCCGTCGATGACCCGGCCGTCGGCGTCGACGGCGAGGCAGCGGTCGGCGTCTCCGTCGTGCGCGATGCCCACATCGGCTCCGGCGTCGCGCACGGCCTGAGCGAGCAGCTCGAGGTGCGTCGAACCCACGCCGTCGTTGATGTTCATGCCGTCGGGGTCGTTGCCGATCACCGTGATGCGCGCGCCGGCCTGGCTGAACGCCTCGGGCGAGACGCCCGCCGCGGCGCCGTGGGCGCAGTCGAGCACGACATGGATGCCGTCGAGGCGATGCGTCAGCGTGGTGAGCAGGTGCACCACGTAACGGTCTTCGGCGTCGGCGAAGCGACGGATGCGCCCGATGTCGCCGCCGTGAGGCGCGAGCGGCGGATGCTCGAGGGCTGCCTCGATGCCGATCTCCACCTCGTCGGGCAGCTTCTTGCCTCCCGCGGCGAAGAACTTGATGCCGTTGTCGGGGGCGGGGTTGTGCGACGCCGAGATGACGACGCCGAAGTCGGCGCCGATGTCGGCGATGAGGAACGCGGCCGCCGGGGTCGGCAGCACTCCGGCGTCGAGCACGTCGACACCGGAGCTGGCGAAACCGGCCGCCACGGCGGCCGCGATGAAGTCACCCGATTGGCGCGGATCGCGGGCGACCACGGCCACCGGTCGACGACCGGCCTGCCGCGCGGCCTCCCCCAGAACCCGCGACCCCGCCTGCGCGATGCGCAGAGCGAGGTCGGCGGTGACGTCCTGGTTCGCGAGCCCACGCACACCATCGGTGCCGAAGAGGCGAGCCATGGGTTCTGCGGAGGTTCGGCGAGCGACTAGCGCTTCGAGAACTGCGAAGCCTTGCGGGCCTTCTTGAGACCGGCCTTCTTGCGCTCGATGACGCGGGCGTCGCGGGTGAGGAAGCCGGCCTTCTTGAGGGTCGGACGGTTGTTCTCGCGGTCGATCTCGTTCAGCGCGCGGGCGATGGCGAGGCGGAGGGCACCGGCCTGGCCCGAGGGGCCGCCACCGGTGATCTTCGCGACGACGTCGTACGAGCCGATGAGGTCGAGCACCTTGAACGGGTCGGTGATGAGCTGCTGGTGCAGCTTGTTCGGGAAGTAGTGCTCGAACTCGCGGCCGTTCACCGTGAGGGTGCCGGCGCCGGGAACGAGGCGCACGCGGGCGATGGCCTGCTTGCGGCGGCCGACGGCTGCGCCGGACACGTTGAGAACGGCACGGGGAGCGCGGGGCGCCTCCTCGGCCGGGGTTTCGGTGGAGTAGCTCTCGGGAGCCACGTCGAGCTGGTCTGCGATCTTCGCCACGGTAGTGTTAAGTCCTTTGTCTGAGTCTGCTGAACGAACGCGGGACGCTACTGGGCGACCTGGTCGAGGATGTACGGGGTGGGCTGCTGAGCAGCGTGAGGGTGCTCAGGGCCTGCGTAGACCTTCAGCTTGCGGAACTGGTCGCGACCGAGGGCGGTCTTCGGCAGCATGCCGCGGATGGCCTTCTCGACGGCGCGCTCGGGGTTCTTCTCGAGCAGCTCGGAGTAGGTGACGGCCTTGAGCCCGCCCGGGTAACCCGAGTGACGGTAGGCCTTCTTCTGCGCGGCCTTCGAACCCGTGAGCGCGACCTTGTCGGCGTTCACGATGATGACGAAGTCGCCCATGTCCATGTGGGGGGTGAAGGTCGCCTTGTTCTTGCCGCGGAGGATGGCCGCGGCGTGGCTGGCGAGACGGCCGAGAACGATGTCCTGGGCGTCGATGATGACCCAGCCGCGCGAGACTTCGCTGGCCTTCGGGGTGTAAGTGCGCGTCACAGTAGTGCTGCTTTCTTGTTCGAGTGAGGAGTTCGTGAATCCCGCTCCGGTGGGTGTTCGCGATTCGAGATCGAACCGGAACACGCCCGATGGAGGGCTCAACTTCGGGCGACGCGCAGCCAAGCACGTACACCAAGGGTCAAGATTACGCGATACCACTCAC contains the following coding sequences:
- the glmS gene encoding glutamine--fructose-6-phosphate transaminase (isomerizing); translation: MCGIVGYVGNNSSVEVLLGGLRRLEYRGYDSAGVAVIGDDGTLSTRKRAGKLAVLADDLDARPLPDGGTGIGHTRWATHGGPTDGNAHPHLSADGRIALIHNGIIENFASLKQELLEAGYAFDSETDTEVAAKMLGREYEQGDGLAAALGRVVSRLEGAFTLLALHQDQPGVVVGARRNSPLVIGLGEGENFLGSDVAAFVEHTRRAVAIGQDQIVIITPDAVTVTDFEGVEVEAHEFEVSWDASAAEKGGWSSFMAKEISEEPEAVANTILGRVADGQVVLPELAELDETLRDIDRVIIVACGTASYSGLLGKYAIEKWARVPVEVELSHEFRYREPVLTPRTLVVSISQSGETMDTLMAVKYAIANGARTLSICNTQGATIARESDAVVYTHAGPEVAVASTKAFVAQITALYLFGLHLARVRGAIDAELGRDQLAELQTIPTKIARVLKSAPEITQLAKWMSDSRAVLFLGRHVGYPIALEGALKLKELAYIHAEGFAAGELKHGPIALIEPGQPVFVVVPSPRDPNSLHAKVVSNIQEIRARGARILAIAEEGDVAVLPFADEVIRIPLAAPLFEPLLTVVPLQLFAMELATAKGLDVDQPRNLAKSVTVE
- the rplM gene encoding 50S ribosomal protein L13, whose product is MTRTYTPKASEVSRGWVIIDAQDIVLGRLASHAAAILRGKNKATFTPHMDMGDFVIIVNADKVALTGSKAAQKKAYRHSGYPGGLKAVTYSELLEKNPERAVEKAIRGMLPKTALGRDQFRKLKVYAGPEHPHAAQQPTPYILDQVAQ
- the coaA gene encoding type I pantothenate kinase, which gives rise to MPESAHSTGFAQFSPFHEFDRARWAALAPTTPLPLQETEIVQLRGLGNPLDLREVTEVYLPLARLLNLYATSAQQLHRSTTDFLGERSKSTPFVIGVAGSVAVGKSTTARLLRELLARWADTPRVELVTTDGFLLPNRELERRGLMQRKGFPESYDRRALLRFVSAVKSGNPEVRAPFYSHLSYDIVPEAQIVVRQPDILIVEGLNVLQPPGANRLAVSDLFDFSIYVDARTSDIATWYETRFLALQQGAFANPKSYFHRYASLSETEARATARSIWNSINLPNLIENVRPTRGRATLVLQKDADHTVNKVLLRKL
- the tsaB gene encoding tRNA (adenosine(37)-N6)-threonylcarbamoyltransferase complex dimerization subunit type 1 TsaB, with product MLLAIDTSAGTSVAVVSGDLVLAERSTEDTMRHAEVIGELIAGTLADAAVDPSALAAVVAGMGPGPFTGLRVGIAAARSFAWARSLPLVPAVSHDAVALEEWESGARGPVLVVTDARRRELYWSSYDIGEAGPARTDGPGLCKPDELPYPEFSRIDATQVSAGALARSVRPSFERGDAAEFTEPLYLRSPDVTMPGPRKRVS
- the tsaD gene encoding tRNA (adenosine(37)-N6)-threonylcarbamoyltransferase complex transferase subunit TsaD, yielding MKAELDDQLLREPVVLGIETSCDETGVGIVRGSTLLANVIASSMDEHARYGGVVPEVAARAHLEAMTPTLDAALAEAGLGIAEIDAIAVTSGPGLAGALMVGVGAAKALAVATGKPLYAVNHLVGHVGADVLADEPIEYPTIALLVSGGHTSLLVVRDLVDDVELLGETIDDAAGEAFDKVARILGLPYPGGPQIDKAAVGGDPKAIHFPRGLMHAKDLDAHRYDFSFSGLKTAVARWVERAQDAGEAVPVADVAASFREAVVDVLLTKAFRASADLGIPRLLLGGGVVANARVREEAAARAAAQGVSLRIPPLSLCTDNGAMIAALGAQLIAAGHAPSTLGFGADSTLPVTEIQVDRAHSQD
- the tsaE gene encoding tRNA (adenosine(37)-N6)-threonylcarbamoyltransferase complex ATPase subunit type 1 TsaE, whose amino-acid sequence is MHALGLRVAAVLGAGDVVVLTGDLGAGKTTFTRGLGEGLGVRGPVTSPTFVLARTHPSLVGGPALVHVDAYRLANALELDDLDIDFARSVVVVEWGRGLVEALTDSALSIEINRPHGGGTEAIDTDDAPVEPRQVRLEGTGPRWN
- the alr gene encoding alanine racemase, which produces MSGDVVASGADAGLTPAGVPILRRAHVDLAALERNVARVAETVAPAEVMAVVKADGYGHGAVEAARAALAGGASRLGVADVDEALALRAAGITAPVLAWLHGADPSFAAAVEADIAIGVSTAAQLQRAADAGAHGRPAIVHLKLDTGLGRNGVGRDEWEPVFAAAARSAADGRIVVEGLFSHLSGADDTEDLAQLAAFREARALASTLGLEPRLEHLASTAAALRLPETRLDLVRLGIGLYGLSPYDDGDAAALGLTPAMRLETRLISVKRVPAGTGVSYGYTYRPERDTWLGLVPLGYADGIPRHVSNRGSVWVDGSVHPIVGRVAMDQFVVDLGERRAEVGDRVVLFGDPAEGYPSAHDWALAASTIGYEIVTRLGGRVKRVHA
- a CDS encoding holo-ACP synthase, producing the protein MIVGVGVDLVDVARFTRALEKTPRLRERLFAPGERELPVRSLAARFAAKEALIKAVGHSTEFRWHDMEVVSNSERNPSFAVSGGVAEALAAIGATSVHLSMTHDGGSAMAFVVAEGGTA
- the alr gene encoding alanine racemase, translating into MSPAPEREAVIDLDAFRRNVATLAALASPAETMLAVKADAYGHGMVPVARAALESGARSLAVLDIPAALTLREAGITAPIFAWMHDPDALFGEAAEADIDLGISAVWQLDAIAAARASKAPRVHLKVDTGLSRNGATEADWPSLVESAIAHDRAGAVRLHAAWSHLADASPADDAVALAKLRRAVEVAESLGARFERLHLAASSAGIREPEARLDLVRFGIAAYGISPFDDQNGRELGLEGVMTLRAPVVSVKRVAAGHGISYGLTYRTERETTLALVPLGYADGIPRIASGRAEVWIGGRRHPIAGRIAMDQFVVDLGDHPVAVGDEVLVFGPGHRGEPTAEEWAGFADTIGDEIVARVGPRVRRVYRGER
- the rpsI gene encoding 30S ribosomal protein S9 → MAKIADQLDVAPESYSTETPAEEAPRAPRAVLNVSGAAVGRRKQAIARVRLVPGAGTLTVNGREFEHYFPNKLHQQLITDPFKVLDLIGSYDVVAKITGGGPSGQAGALRLAIARALNEIDRENNRPTLKKAGFLTRDARVIERKKAGLKKARKASQFSKR
- the glmM gene encoding phosphoglucosamine mutase, whose product is MARLFGTDGVRGLANQDVTADLALRIAQAGSRVLGEAARQAGRRPVAVVARDPRQSGDFIAAAVAAGFASSGVDVLDAGVLPTPAAAFLIADIGADFGVVISASHNPAPDNGIKFFAAGGKKLPDEVEIGIEAALEHPPLAPHGGDIGRIRRFADAEDRYVVHLLTTLTHRLDGIHVVLDCAHGAAAGVSPEAFSQAGARITVIGNDPDGMNINDGVGSTHLELLAQAVRDAGADVGIAHDGDADRCLAVDADGRVIDGDQIMAILALARHERGALRDDTLVATVMSNLGLKIAMAQHGITMLETKVGDRYVLEAINEKNLSLGGEQSGHIIFADHATTGDGILTGLQLVSQMAATKKSLAELASVMKVYPQTLVNVRGVDRDGVSNDTVLAAAVADAEDELGETGRVLLRPSGTEPLVRVMVEAGDQATADRIAESLAEIVRQRLSTGVERGL